From a region of the Nyctibius grandis isolate bNycGra1 chromosome 10, bNycGra1.pri, whole genome shotgun sequence genome:
- the UIMC1 gene encoding BRCA1-A complex subunit RAP80 isoform X2, which translates to MPRKKKPTEGLDSRGQDGEEEEEEKRNPANAKNKRSFVDAFIVISDSDGEESKEESGLQKKRTKQQLDRTKFAAKRKIAQMTEEEQFALALKMSEQEARQVNSQEEEEEELLRKAIAESLNSCQPSDSSDATPQLSAEALGTQGQSQPAEKAGSEILGGLALCPDTPRSECSSRSQSSRADGSGQMDVARSPLVVLRRLSQEIVESSLVSSIIVSPGKSQPVTRSSEKPSSPAKSDSSNKLPSTLGEDLISLSPTFGRVTSGSWRLTPRRLFTSPSSSSEATGQEPKEQLLPCTGHSAGEAGAGSSATLWKSWTMEPCGSPTRSGGGAGTKHSLQPGHAAEACVSTGPAEQNEVPDSTPELCVLNAAEEKHKQEEARDTVHYYWGIPFCPKGVDPNQYTKVILCQLEVYQKSLKQAQRQLLHKKEFGNPVVPSSSLSQKEPGKGEQISRENGVADDTEDGDPDGQKESESITWLLPSKRRETESPGHSMEEENNSTSDDEPTTSYCQASQVLPAEDVHEDGEPMQTAQSISVLTPLGSKRNADIATENSAEEEISICPETQLSPPEAIEAERGELCSGSEDAPMQAGGDEDAGRTVSEYSPTAADRVSCPMCDQGFPATEIELHAMYCNGIVGEEAGEDSPVLTRRQREARSKAASGESSPTSLAIDKCEKCYLCKSLVPLLQYQRHVDSCLQAARQAQGTRRLRSAKDVGRQERGLLRMLELSESESAGADAGTPLAGLGDQQSPPSLSARDGGPVGDSPSSLQHLPFDVSPAKPGVSFSEAADCAVELEPHAALRLGSQQQTKGCRRRKRKF; encoded by the exons ATGCCGAGGAAGAAGAAGCCCACAGAGGGCCTGGACTCTCGAGGTCAggatggagaggaagaggaggaagagaagaggaaccCAGCCAATGCCAAGAACAAGCGCAGTTTTGTGGACGCATTTATTGTTATATCCGACAGCGATGGAGAG GAGTCAAAGGAAGAGAGTGGATTGcaaaagaagagaacaaaacagcagctggaTAGAACGAAGTTtgctgctaaaagaaaaattgcac agaTGACTGAAGAGGAACAGTTTGCACTGGCCCTGAAAATGAGTGAGCAAGAAGCCAGACAAGTGAACtctcaggaagaggaagaggaggagctcTTGAGGAAGGCCATTGCTGAGAGCCTTAAT agctgtcAGCCCTCGGATTCCTCTGATGCAACCCCTCAGTTGTCTGCAGAAGCTCTGGGCACACAAGGCCAAAGCCAGCCCGCCGAGAAAGCAGGCTCTGAGATCCTGGGAGGTCTGGCGCTTTGCCCTGACACCCCTCGCTCCGAGTGCAGCTCCCGCTCACAGAGCTCCAGAGCTGATGGGAGCGGACAGATGGATGTCGCCCGGAGCCCCCTGGTAGTGTTGAGGAGGTTAAGCCAGGAAATCGTTGAAAGCTCACTAGTATCCAGCATAATCGTGTCTCCGGGGAAGAGCCAGCCTGTGACAAGGTCAAGTGAAAAGCCTTCCTCACCAGCAAAAAGTGATTCTAGTAACAAGTTACCCAGCACTCTCGGAGAGGACCTCATCTCTCTGAGTCCCACCTTTGGCAGGGTGACTTCAGGCTCCTGGCGACTGACACCTCGGAGACTGTTCACAAGCCCCTCCAGCTCTTCCGAAGCAACAGGCCAAGAACCAAaagagcagctcctgccctgcactGGCCATTCTGCGGGAGAAGCTGGTGCCGGGAGCTCAGCCACGCTCTGGAAGAGCTGGACCATGGAACCGTGTGGCAGCCCCACGAGGAGTGGTGGAGGAGCAGGTACCAAACACAGCTTGCAGCCCGGGCATGCTGCCGAAGCCTGTGTTTCCACAGGGCCAGCAGAGCAGAACGAGGTGCCCGACAGTACCCCTGAGCTTTGCGTGCTGAATGCGGCGGAGGAGAAGCACAAGCAGGAGGAGGCGAGAGACACAGTGCACTATTACTGGGGCATCCCCTTCTGCCCCAAAGGGGTGGACCCCAACCAGTACACCAAAGTCATCTTGTGTCAGCTGGAGGTTTACCAGAAGAGCCTGAAGCAGGCTCAGAGGCAGCTATTGCATAAGAAGGAGTTTGGTAACCCAGTTGTGCCCAGTTCTTCCTTGAGCCAAAAAGAGCCTGGAAAAGGAGAGCAGATAAGCAGGGAGAATGGGGTTGCTGATGATACAGAAGATGGAGACCCAGACGGTCAGAAGGAGTCTGAGAGCATCACCTGGCTCCTCCCTTCAAAGAGGAGGGAGACAGAGAGTCCGGGGCACAGCATGGAAGAAGAGAACAACTCCACTTCCGATGATGAACCTACCACCAGCTACTGCCAG gcCTCCCAGGTGCTGCCTGCAGAGGACGTGCATGAAGATGGGGAACCCATGCAAACTGCACAGAG CATCTCCGTGTTGACCCCACTTGGCAGTAAAAGGAACGCAGATATCGCTACAGAAAACTCTGCTGAAGAAGAGATCTCCATTTGCCCAG AGACCCAGCTGAGTCCACCTGAAGCTATTGAGGCGGAGAGAGGAGAGCTCTGCTCGGGCAGCGAGGATGCACCTATGCAG GCTGGAGGAGATGAAGATGCTGGCAGGACTGTGTCTGAGTACAGTCCTACAGCTGCTGACCGTGTGTCATGCCCAATGTGTGACCAAGGCTTTCCAGCTACGGAGATCGAGCTGCATGCCATGTACTGCAACGGCATCGTGGGAGAGGAGGCTGGCGAGGACAGTCCAG TGCTCACCCGGCGTCAGAGAGAGGCAAGAAGTAAAGCTGCCAGTGGTGAAAGCAGCCCAACGTCCTTAGCCATTGACAA GTGTGAGAAGTGCTACCTCTGTAAGTCACTGGTGCCGCTGCTGCAGTATCAGAGGCACGTGGACAGCTGCCTTCAGGCTGCTAGGCAAGCTCAGGGAACCAGGAGGCTGCGCAGCGCCAAG GACGTCGGAAGGCAGGAGCGAGGACTCCTCAGGATGCTGGAGCTCTCGGAGAGCGAGTCTGCAG GTGCTGATGCAGGGACTCCCCTCGCTGGACTAGGAGACCAACAGTCCCCTCCCTCGCTCTCAGCCAGAGACGGGGGGCCGGTGGgggacagccccagctcccttcaGCACCTTCCTTTCGACGTCTCCCCTGCGAAACCCGGCGTCTCCTTCTCGGAAGCCGCGGACTGTGCGGTGGAGTTGGAGCCGCACGCGGCTCTCCGCttgggcagccagcagcagaccAAAGGCTGCCGCCGGAGAAAGCGCAAGTTCTGA
- the UIMC1 gene encoding BRCA1-A complex subunit RAP80 isoform X1, translating into MPRKKKPTEGLDSRGQDGEEEEEEKRNPANAKNKRSFVDAFIVISDSDGEQESKEESGLQKKRTKQQLDRTKFAAKRKIAQMTEEEQFALALKMSEQEARQVNSQEEEEEELLRKAIAESLNSCQPSDSSDATPQLSAEALGTQGQSQPAEKAGSEILGGLALCPDTPRSECSSRSQSSRADGSGQMDVARSPLVVLRRLSQEIVESSLVSSIIVSPGKSQPVTRSSEKPSSPAKSDSSNKLPSTLGEDLISLSPTFGRVTSGSWRLTPRRLFTSPSSSSEATGQEPKEQLLPCTGHSAGEAGAGSSATLWKSWTMEPCGSPTRSGGGAGTKHSLQPGHAAEACVSTGPAEQNEVPDSTPELCVLNAAEEKHKQEEARDTVHYYWGIPFCPKGVDPNQYTKVILCQLEVYQKSLKQAQRQLLHKKEFGNPVVPSSSLSQKEPGKGEQISRENGVADDTEDGDPDGQKESESITWLLPSKRRETESPGHSMEEENNSTSDDEPTTSYCQASQVLPAEDVHEDGEPMQTAQSISVLTPLGSKRNADIATENSAEEEISICPETQLSPPEAIEAERGELCSGSEDAPMQAGGDEDAGRTVSEYSPTAADRVSCPMCDQGFPATEIELHAMYCNGIVGEEAGEDSPVLTRRQREARSKAASGESSPTSLAIDKCEKCYLCKSLVPLLQYQRHVDSCLQAARQAQGTRRLRSAKDVGRQERGLLRMLELSESESAGADAGTPLAGLGDQQSPPSLSARDGGPVGDSPSSLQHLPFDVSPAKPGVSFSEAADCAVELEPHAALRLGSQQQTKGCRRRKRKF; encoded by the exons ATGCCGAGGAAGAAGAAGCCCACAGAGGGCCTGGACTCTCGAGGTCAggatggagaggaagaggaggaagagaagaggaaccCAGCCAATGCCAAGAACAAGCGCAGTTTTGTGGACGCATTTATTGTTATATCCGACAGCGATGGAGAG cAGGAGTCAAAGGAAGAGAGTGGATTGcaaaagaagagaacaaaacagcagctggaTAGAACGAAGTTtgctgctaaaagaaaaattgcac agaTGACTGAAGAGGAACAGTTTGCACTGGCCCTGAAAATGAGTGAGCAAGAAGCCAGACAAGTGAACtctcaggaagaggaagaggaggagctcTTGAGGAAGGCCATTGCTGAGAGCCTTAAT agctgtcAGCCCTCGGATTCCTCTGATGCAACCCCTCAGTTGTCTGCAGAAGCTCTGGGCACACAAGGCCAAAGCCAGCCCGCCGAGAAAGCAGGCTCTGAGATCCTGGGAGGTCTGGCGCTTTGCCCTGACACCCCTCGCTCCGAGTGCAGCTCCCGCTCACAGAGCTCCAGAGCTGATGGGAGCGGACAGATGGATGTCGCCCGGAGCCCCCTGGTAGTGTTGAGGAGGTTAAGCCAGGAAATCGTTGAAAGCTCACTAGTATCCAGCATAATCGTGTCTCCGGGGAAGAGCCAGCCTGTGACAAGGTCAAGTGAAAAGCCTTCCTCACCAGCAAAAAGTGATTCTAGTAACAAGTTACCCAGCACTCTCGGAGAGGACCTCATCTCTCTGAGTCCCACCTTTGGCAGGGTGACTTCAGGCTCCTGGCGACTGACACCTCGGAGACTGTTCACAAGCCCCTCCAGCTCTTCCGAAGCAACAGGCCAAGAACCAAaagagcagctcctgccctgcactGGCCATTCTGCGGGAGAAGCTGGTGCCGGGAGCTCAGCCACGCTCTGGAAGAGCTGGACCATGGAACCGTGTGGCAGCCCCACGAGGAGTGGTGGAGGAGCAGGTACCAAACACAGCTTGCAGCCCGGGCATGCTGCCGAAGCCTGTGTTTCCACAGGGCCAGCAGAGCAGAACGAGGTGCCCGACAGTACCCCTGAGCTTTGCGTGCTGAATGCGGCGGAGGAGAAGCACAAGCAGGAGGAGGCGAGAGACACAGTGCACTATTACTGGGGCATCCCCTTCTGCCCCAAAGGGGTGGACCCCAACCAGTACACCAAAGTCATCTTGTGTCAGCTGGAGGTTTACCAGAAGAGCCTGAAGCAGGCTCAGAGGCAGCTATTGCATAAGAAGGAGTTTGGTAACCCAGTTGTGCCCAGTTCTTCCTTGAGCCAAAAAGAGCCTGGAAAAGGAGAGCAGATAAGCAGGGAGAATGGGGTTGCTGATGATACAGAAGATGGAGACCCAGACGGTCAGAAGGAGTCTGAGAGCATCACCTGGCTCCTCCCTTCAAAGAGGAGGGAGACAGAGAGTCCGGGGCACAGCATGGAAGAAGAGAACAACTCCACTTCCGATGATGAACCTACCACCAGCTACTGCCAG gcCTCCCAGGTGCTGCCTGCAGAGGACGTGCATGAAGATGGGGAACCCATGCAAACTGCACAGAG CATCTCCGTGTTGACCCCACTTGGCAGTAAAAGGAACGCAGATATCGCTACAGAAAACTCTGCTGAAGAAGAGATCTCCATTTGCCCAG AGACCCAGCTGAGTCCACCTGAAGCTATTGAGGCGGAGAGAGGAGAGCTCTGCTCGGGCAGCGAGGATGCACCTATGCAG GCTGGAGGAGATGAAGATGCTGGCAGGACTGTGTCTGAGTACAGTCCTACAGCTGCTGACCGTGTGTCATGCCCAATGTGTGACCAAGGCTTTCCAGCTACGGAGATCGAGCTGCATGCCATGTACTGCAACGGCATCGTGGGAGAGGAGGCTGGCGAGGACAGTCCAG TGCTCACCCGGCGTCAGAGAGAGGCAAGAAGTAAAGCTGCCAGTGGTGAAAGCAGCCCAACGTCCTTAGCCATTGACAA GTGTGAGAAGTGCTACCTCTGTAAGTCACTGGTGCCGCTGCTGCAGTATCAGAGGCACGTGGACAGCTGCCTTCAGGCTGCTAGGCAAGCTCAGGGAACCAGGAGGCTGCGCAGCGCCAAG GACGTCGGAAGGCAGGAGCGAGGACTCCTCAGGATGCTGGAGCTCTCGGAGAGCGAGTCTGCAG GTGCTGATGCAGGGACTCCCCTCGCTGGACTAGGAGACCAACAGTCCCCTCCCTCGCTCTCAGCCAGAGACGGGGGGCCGGTGGgggacagccccagctcccttcaGCACCTTCCTTTCGACGTCTCCCCTGCGAAACCCGGCGTCTCCTTCTCGGAAGCCGCGGACTGTGCGGTGGAGTTGGAGCCGCACGCGGCTCTCCGCttgggcagccagcagcagaccAAAGGCTGCCGCCGGAGAAAGCGCAAGTTCTGA
- the UIMC1 gene encoding BRCA1-A complex subunit RAP80 isoform X3: MPRKKKPTEGLDSRGQDGEEEEEEKRNPANAKNKRSFVDAFIVISDSDGEQESKEESGLQKKRTKQQLDRTKFAAKRKIAQMTEEEQFALALKMSEQEARQVNSQEEEEEELLRKAIAESLNSCQPSDSSDATPQLSAEALGTQGQSQPAEKAGSEILGGLALCPDTPRSECSSRSQSSRADGSGQMDVARSPLVVLRRLSQEIVESSLVSSIIVSPGKSQPVTRSSEKPSSPAKSDSSNKLPSTLGEDLISLSPTFGRVTSGSWRLTPRRLFTSPSSSSEATGQEPKEQLLPCTGHSAGEAGAGSSATLWKSWTMEPCGSPTRSGGGAGTKHSLQPGHAAEACVSTGPAEQNEVPDSTPELCVLNAAEEKHKQEEARDTVHYYWGIPFCPKGVDPNQYTKVILCQLEVYQKSLKQAQRQLLHKKEFGNPVVPSSSLSQKEPGKGEQISRENGVADDTEDGDPDGQKESESITWLLPSKRRETESPGHSMEEENNSTSDDEPTTSYCQASQVLPAEDVHEDGEPMQTAQSISVLTPLGSKRNADIATENSAEEEISICPETQLSPPEAIEAERGELCSGSEDAPMQAGGDEDAGRTVSEYSPTAADRVSCPMCDQGFPATEIELHAMYCNGIVGEEAGEDSPVLTRRQREARSKAASGESSPTSLAIDKTSEGRSEDSSGCWSSRRASLQVLMQGLPSLD; the protein is encoded by the exons ATGCCGAGGAAGAAGAAGCCCACAGAGGGCCTGGACTCTCGAGGTCAggatggagaggaagaggaggaagagaagaggaaccCAGCCAATGCCAAGAACAAGCGCAGTTTTGTGGACGCATTTATTGTTATATCCGACAGCGATGGAGAG cAGGAGTCAAAGGAAGAGAGTGGATTGcaaaagaagagaacaaaacagcagctggaTAGAACGAAGTTtgctgctaaaagaaaaattgcac agaTGACTGAAGAGGAACAGTTTGCACTGGCCCTGAAAATGAGTGAGCAAGAAGCCAGACAAGTGAACtctcaggaagaggaagaggaggagctcTTGAGGAAGGCCATTGCTGAGAGCCTTAAT agctgtcAGCCCTCGGATTCCTCTGATGCAACCCCTCAGTTGTCTGCAGAAGCTCTGGGCACACAAGGCCAAAGCCAGCCCGCCGAGAAAGCAGGCTCTGAGATCCTGGGAGGTCTGGCGCTTTGCCCTGACACCCCTCGCTCCGAGTGCAGCTCCCGCTCACAGAGCTCCAGAGCTGATGGGAGCGGACAGATGGATGTCGCCCGGAGCCCCCTGGTAGTGTTGAGGAGGTTAAGCCAGGAAATCGTTGAAAGCTCACTAGTATCCAGCATAATCGTGTCTCCGGGGAAGAGCCAGCCTGTGACAAGGTCAAGTGAAAAGCCTTCCTCACCAGCAAAAAGTGATTCTAGTAACAAGTTACCCAGCACTCTCGGAGAGGACCTCATCTCTCTGAGTCCCACCTTTGGCAGGGTGACTTCAGGCTCCTGGCGACTGACACCTCGGAGACTGTTCACAAGCCCCTCCAGCTCTTCCGAAGCAACAGGCCAAGAACCAAaagagcagctcctgccctgcactGGCCATTCTGCGGGAGAAGCTGGTGCCGGGAGCTCAGCCACGCTCTGGAAGAGCTGGACCATGGAACCGTGTGGCAGCCCCACGAGGAGTGGTGGAGGAGCAGGTACCAAACACAGCTTGCAGCCCGGGCATGCTGCCGAAGCCTGTGTTTCCACAGGGCCAGCAGAGCAGAACGAGGTGCCCGACAGTACCCCTGAGCTTTGCGTGCTGAATGCGGCGGAGGAGAAGCACAAGCAGGAGGAGGCGAGAGACACAGTGCACTATTACTGGGGCATCCCCTTCTGCCCCAAAGGGGTGGACCCCAACCAGTACACCAAAGTCATCTTGTGTCAGCTGGAGGTTTACCAGAAGAGCCTGAAGCAGGCTCAGAGGCAGCTATTGCATAAGAAGGAGTTTGGTAACCCAGTTGTGCCCAGTTCTTCCTTGAGCCAAAAAGAGCCTGGAAAAGGAGAGCAGATAAGCAGGGAGAATGGGGTTGCTGATGATACAGAAGATGGAGACCCAGACGGTCAGAAGGAGTCTGAGAGCATCACCTGGCTCCTCCCTTCAAAGAGGAGGGAGACAGAGAGTCCGGGGCACAGCATGGAAGAAGAGAACAACTCCACTTCCGATGATGAACCTACCACCAGCTACTGCCAG gcCTCCCAGGTGCTGCCTGCAGAGGACGTGCATGAAGATGGGGAACCCATGCAAACTGCACAGAG CATCTCCGTGTTGACCCCACTTGGCAGTAAAAGGAACGCAGATATCGCTACAGAAAACTCTGCTGAAGAAGAGATCTCCATTTGCCCAG AGACCCAGCTGAGTCCACCTGAAGCTATTGAGGCGGAGAGAGGAGAGCTCTGCTCGGGCAGCGAGGATGCACCTATGCAG GCTGGAGGAGATGAAGATGCTGGCAGGACTGTGTCTGAGTACAGTCCTACAGCTGCTGACCGTGTGTCATGCCCAATGTGTGACCAAGGCTTTCCAGCTACGGAGATCGAGCTGCATGCCATGTACTGCAACGGCATCGTGGGAGAGGAGGCTGGCGAGGACAGTCCAG TGCTCACCCGGCGTCAGAGAGAGGCAAGAAGTAAAGCTGCCAGTGGTGAAAGCAGCCCAACGTCCTTAGCCATTGACAA GACGTCGGAAGGCAGGAGCGAGGACTCCTCAGGATGCTGGAGCTCTCGGAGAGCGAGTCTGCAG GTGCTGATGCAGGGACTCCCCTCGCTGGACTAG